ACTATCTGACAATAACAGGAATATGTTCCATATCCTACTGTTGAGTTTGAAAAAATCTAAAGTAAACTAGACAATTTGCACTTCAGTCAGTATTATACGATTTATTATTCCAATATCAGGCTCCTCCAATATTACACTTAATCTGTGCTGGATTGTATATGTTAATCACACTGTGATCAACACGTCTTCTCCCCACAGCTGAACAAGTCTGATGACACTGCAGAGCATCTTTTGGAGTTAGGCTGGTTCACAATGAACAACCTTCTGCCCAATGCAGCATACAAGGTAAATAAGATTCTCAGATGATACAAATATGTTGGTTTTTTTGGCATTATTTCTACAACAATTAATGACAAGTGATTAATGACAGCAATGACATACTTTTGAAAACTGTGCTCAAGGGGTTTATCCACACAAACAGTATATTAAAGCCCACAGTGCCATGTTCACCAATGTTCATGACTCTCTACTTGGTTTCCTCTGTGCAGCGAGTGAGGGTATGTACACTGCTGATACAGTGACACtactgtgatgtttgtgttgacTCCATCTTATTTATCCAGATGGGATCACTCAGTGGCTCTTGAGTTTCATATTCAGTGTTGCATGCACACCCATGGTTCAGTGATGCATGTGCGACTGAGGACTCATTACAATTGCACTAATAACGTTTCATACTGTGGTTCATATCATGAGTCATGTGCGTTGTTTAATATTTAAGTATAATTCAAAATTACTTCAAACTAAGACTCACTTGAGCTTTATTTTGTGATGTAGCTgaagattaaacaaacaaaatatttttttataggTGGTGCTTCGTCCTCAGAGTGCCTGTCAGTCAGGACGACAGTTTGCATTGCGCATCTTCAGTAAAGTCCGCCCCCCTGTGGGAGGAATCTCTGTCAAGGAACACTTCGAGGTGAAGAACATCACATGCGGCTGTTTTTACTGTAGtatttggtttgtgttttgtcaaagatttttaaaataacaaatgtttCCGTCATCAGGTGAACGTAGTGCCTCTCACCATCCAGCTGATGTACCAGTTCTTCAAGAGGATGATGGGATTTTTCTTCCCAGGAAGAAATGTTGAGGAGGAAGAAGTTACTGATGAGGAGGACAAGTTCAGATTGGTTACTACTGGTATGTTTTTTTGCCAACagcagtagagctgcaactattagtcgattgacagaaaacttTATTATTTTGATCCAtggtcatacatgatagtaaactgaatatctttgggtttttgactgttggtcaaacaaaacaagacatctgaagacatcaccttttaTAGGCCAAAtgtttaattgagaaaataggtgaattgaaaatgaaaataattgtcagttgcagccctaaagaGCAGTAATCCAACCAGCACTCCcgtctctttgtgtgtgtttaccacCCTGCATCTACCCAGTCAATAATAGGttccattttctttttgccagacgtgtgtgtgtgatattaaATAACCCATTACTGTGTTATGTCATCCTTCTGAGCTATTAAAAGGCTCTTTCACTTTAGATATGACcttgaggtgtgtgtgtgtgtgtgtcagagagagaaaagactcGGACTCAGTGGGAGTATCAGGTGTAGGTTGCAGAGTCACCCAGAGGCCACAGTGCTCATGCTGATGTGCTCCCTGTCACAGGTATCCCTGTCAAGCCTCGGCAGTCGTCAGAGGACACCATGGGCGCTATGGGCCCCAGCAAAGGTGTCACCCAGGGACTGAACCGTACTGCCGGGGTCAGGAGGTCGTTCAGGAAAGCTCCTGAGGTAGTGATgctttttgattgtttgtttttatctctaaTGTTCAGAGtaacaatagaaataaatgtaatgacaTTGTGCAATTTCTGCCACCAGCATCCTGTTGATGACATTGATAAGATGAAGGAGAGAGCTGCGATGAACAACTCCTTCATCTACATCAAGATTCCTCAAGTGCCGCTCTGTGTCAGCTATAAGGTGGGTTCCTGCACAATATTGACTGTTATTTGAGATGAAATCTCTCAtttatcattattgattaaaaagGACCGTAGGTATAGTAATAATACccacaattttaaaaacatcatgttCAGTTAAAATGCTCCAGTAGAGGCATTATGTGCTGGACAGCTTGGTAGCTGAGGCCCCTTCCTGTTCCCAGTCTGATGTTTTTTAGATGTTGAACTAATGTTTTACACACCCTCACCCCTACTTTCCTCAGGGAGAAAAGAGTAGTGTGGACTGGAAGGACCTGAACCTGGTTCTGCCCTGTCTGGAGTACCATAACAACACCTGGACGTGGCTAGACTTTGCCATGGCTGTGAAAAGGGACAGTCGGAAAGCACTTGTAGCACAGGTACACAAACTTTCACTACTTGAAGCCCACATAAGCTGTGATTGAAGGCAGACACCTTGTTGTGATGTTATTTAAGGTTACAATACCACCATGTGCTCTGTGatactattaaattaatctataaagacttttctgcattttgttccaaattctttttatttatttataattaccAAGAATTACTAGAAGCAGAAACGACATTGAAAAGTTTTCTATGTATGAACTTGTCCTTTTCCCTCTTCGGTGCTGCTCAGATGATAAAGGAGAAGCTGCGTCTGAAGCCTGCGTCAGCCTCAGACCTGCGGGGGAAGGCATCTGAAGGGAAATCGGACAAcagcctgcagcagcaggaggaagacGAGAAGGCGCGGCTCCTCATCGGCCTCAGCACCGCAGACAAGAGCTCCAGCAAGAAGAGCATCTTCAGTCGACGcaagtgaaacacaaacacacacatctcacaaCCCGAGAGACAAGTTGACTGGATGATCCGCTACAGCAGCTGCCACACTCCCTCAGTGAAGGGGATCAGGGAAAAAGCAGACTGCCTGTTAGGGGTCAAAATATCAACCCGGCTTCAAGAATCACAATGAAAAAGGGAGATGGTGTTTCAAATAGTTTTTAGGGTTACCTTAATATATCATATCAGCCTGCTGAacttaagaaaaaaattctggagttgttgtttttgaaaggCTACTCCTGGTGTGTCTCAGAATAGAAATATAGCCAAAATCCctggcaaaaacaaaacagcctgCAGGGAACTCAAACAGCTCCAGGATTACCAGGGTGCCATTTTGAccaaatatatattattttgtttatgtgtgtgccaTTTAAAATTTCACTCTACAACTTTCAAAATAATGACCACTTAGGTTGCATTGAATGTAGCGAGGAACATTTATGTAGCCAGCACTTCACTGTTACTGTTTCCTCTGCTTCTTACAAATGCATGACTGAGAGCACCTTTTCCTGCTGGCTCAGGAACACTGTATGTCAAACCTGTTAAAGTGTGCTAGATTAAACAGAGCTCAATTCAAAGCACCTTGAAAACCTCTTTTATGCTGTTGGCTGTAAAAGTAGATTTTGAAATGccataaaataaatagatatatacatattatatatatatatcagtttaTGTTTTATCAATTAAAGCTTAAAGAAACTGTACACGGCTGTATGACTGTCGCTCTGACAGGAAGGCCTTTTCCCACAAATGACCACAAATGATgctattttatatttcacttaTTAATGACGGTCTGCATCCCTCAGCTAGCTGTTAGACTGTACCTCATCCCAGTGCAATATATCAAGAACGGAgcagcaaaaatatttcaatgtgTTGTATAATGTGGCACCTGGTTCGATGGTATTGtggcaaagaaagaaaaaaaaatgttgcagctAATCGCTGAGtgtatgttttgtaattttaacaCAAAAGCACTTTTTATGCAaagtattttgatatttttgtaacCGCGGTTGTTTCTGTTGATGACTTCTTCTATAACTGTTCTGCAAAGCCTGTTATTGCAGTCACGTTTCTATTAAGAAGAAGACAAGTCACCCTAAGCATTTAAATTAAACTGATCATATCTGACTGATTTCACTGTTTTGACAAAGCAGATTTATTCTAATTTCTGTTAGCTCTGTGActtattgttttgtctgtcaatAAAAAAGTGTTCTAGTCTGGCCTTGGTGTGTTTGGATGATTGTgcagaataaagaataaagggGGGCAGGTCTGTGAGTGGAAGTAAGTTGGGGAAAAGAGGGGTGATTGATCATTAATCTGACAGCTTTAACTGGAGCGGAATCGAGCCCTTCCCGCGCTGGATGACTCTCTGCAAACAGCTGCAAacattctctctctcaaacGCGCTTTAATGCCTCGGACACGACAGAGCCTCTCTGAAACGGGAAAAGGATGAAGATGAGCtcaatcaaatgtttttttttaaacttatttttgtgtgaaatactttggtttatttacactctgaggATGTGATGGGCAGCGTCATCAGTAAAAACAAGAAGGTGAGTAAATCTGAGCTCAGACGCAGATTGTTTACATGTTGATACGCGCTGTGCACGTGAGCTACGATGTTAAATACCTAATATACGAGATTGCAACAGTGACATGATGTGATAGTGAGTGTTTTGGATACGTAGCGTTTTTCTGAAGAATTCATAGTAAAATTGCATTTCAGTAACTTacttaaaatgtacaaaatcagTCAGTGAAGTATAAATGAAGTCCGTGTTGTGGCGTGTTTTAAATACACTGGGCTTATTTAGAGACCAGTTCTTGACTCCTTATTTTAGAGATGCTTGGACTGGTCTTCTGGTCTACAGTCAGTGCTCTTAAGATCTGTCCTCTGTGAATCACAGTGAGATCTCGGCAAAAATAGAATTATCGATTAGTTGCTGCTAAGTGTGCAGTGACCTTCTGATCAGCAGCATGAGGGTCATTAcatctctgtgcagcgctgatAGACAAAAGTAGCTGATCAAGTCTGTGTTTGACCAGCACTATTCAAAAATAGATTTGTTAGTCTTAAGACTTCCATTTGCAAGGCTCAATGATCATTTATGGACAGATAAGatgtttaaattatatatttctaaatatgtatatagtgtaaaacaagaaaatgcacGTCAAgtcttatttatttcaaaatttgatttaattcagtttaaacTTCTTAGTAAATCTTTGTGGGGAAAAAATTGCAGACATGAAATGATAATTACGCAGTAATTAATAATGACTATAATTACTGAGGCAACGATGACTCATCTTATGAAATCATCTCTATAAGCAGTGATGAAAGAAGTACTCAcatcatttacttaagtaaaaatacaatgtAAATGCTCTCAATTATAAATAAAAgacctgcatttaaaatctgtaaaattttgtgaaaatacagtttaaacagCAAATTGTGCTTGTTATCAAAAGGAAAAATGATCATTATGACCCCACAATAACCCTTGtcagttttatattatttttaattatgtgaTTACTCTTGATGCAGTAAcatttaaacagtattttgaTATTGTAGCTGATTAATTGTAGCCACTTTATACACTTaagtagtttaatctataagaATTCATCATATTTTACATGATCATTGCAGgatttgtatttcatttttgcaAAGTATCCAGTGACTACAGCTATCAAATatatgtagtgaagtaaaagtacaataatccctctgaaatgtagttgagtataaataagaaaaagcataaaatgaaaatacttgttCCTCAAAATTGTACCTAAAGTTCAGTACTTGAGTACATGTATGTAATTACACTCCTCCACTGATAATAAGCCATTTTAATCATCTTATTACCCACTAAATGTAGAGAGAGGGAGCAACTGCTCAGCGTCGATTCAGTCATGGACTCCTCTCAAACATGGGGGTCCACATTGCTCACAGGCTCGGACACTCGGCTGTATTTTCTCAGCCCGATGGACCGGACAGCAGACTGTCCATCCCCAAGCTCCTGTTGCCCCCAGAGAACAGCGCTGAGACatcagacacagagaaaaagactCCTGctctcatttctgtctttttgccTGAGTTCCCACACCGAACATTTCCTGGACAAGAGCATTTCCAGGTATTCTGCACCACAACTTAAGAATGTTCAAATCTTTGAAGCAGATGTTGCAGAAAAGCAGTGGGAATAACTGTACCTCTGTGCTCACAGATCCTGGGTTTCATAGCCAAAGGGTCATTTGGACCCATCGTGAAAGTCAAGGATGTTTTAAAAGAGAAGATTTACGCTGTAAAGGTTAGTTcagctgttaaaaaaacagatttgtgtatgaACATACAATAAATTTGTGTAATAATTTTCATTGTGGTTTAGGTCTTACCAAAGTCAGAGATCTTGAAGCGTGGAGCGCTGGAGCAGTCAAAAGAGGAAGTCATCATTCAGGTATATCAcatatatatcacatatatatcATAACGTTCTCAGTGGGTAGACATACTGATACTTTACTGTTCTTACACTTACAGTACATGTTCTACTCATCAAAACATCTACgtaaaagaagaaaagcttCTCCGAGTACAAGTCAGAAGGTGTATCACTGttaaaagtgatattttctttGCAGTTATAAAAGGACAAAGGGTCCTTagctgtcttcttcttcacgACTGATCTTTTACTGCAAAGTTTGTGCTGACAAACTCTGGACTCCGCAGTAAACATGACTTCAAATATAGTGAAGCACACAAAGTGCAAAATTATTATCTGGATGCAGGATTTTTAAGGGCTACAATCAAATTCCCAACAACCAGCACAGTGAAATTCCTCATTCTCCTCACTCTTTTATATGATATTATTTGAAATAAAGGGAACATCTCTGTCCATCTCTCACTATTATATTCACTGtcactctatgtgtgtgtgtatgtgtgtgtctgtgtgtgtcaactGTTGCATTGCAGCGGCAGCTCAAACACCCATTTATCCACAATCTGCAGGAGTGCTGGCAGACAAAGCGCCATCTCTTCATTAGTGAGTTTATAAACAGAGGCACAGTTTGAACCTCTCTCCCCTTCCACTACCTTTATCCTTTTTATGTTTGAGTAGTTTTGGCCCTTTTGGTCCTATAGTGATATACTGTAGATTAGGCTGGGTCTGATCACTAATCTCAGTACTGGATATTGAAGAGGTACACTGCCATCTAATGAGAGTGCCGGGTAAGGCTCACACCCTCGGTCCAGTGTGGCTACAGCTGCTGTGCTGCCTGCATGAGTTTACCACCGATCATCATTGTATCCATttattaaataaagattatcaAGGTTTACAGTACAAAGAGATTTCCTAAAATCAGGAAATACACTAAGCAGAAGCCTGTGTAGTTTTTACTTGACTCAGCCTTATTTCTTACTTTTCACACGGTGCAACAGTGTGATGAGTAAACCTTTTTTATCCTCTTCCTTCTTAGTGGATTCCTCATTTCTAATACttcatttcagaaaatgctGGCTTGCATTAACTTGATGTGCTTCTACATACTGTCTGTAGTCACTTTCAAAGATATGaaagtatgtgtttgtgtctcatcCTCTGCAGTGTGTGACTACTGCGACACTGGAGACTTGTACACTTACTGGTTACTGAAAGGCCAGTTTGGGGAAGATGAGGTTCGGCTCTTTGCTGCAGAGCTGGGCAGCGCGCTGGGTCAGTGTCAAACAGACATTCATCATATAGAGCACTTTTACTGTATGCACTGACTTGTATTAATGCACAAATCATAGATTTTAAACATCTTCTTGCTTTCTatcttattgttttttatttctagGATTTTTGCATGACTTAGGGATCATGCATAGAGATGTAAAGGTACAAATTTTATATGTGACATACTTATCCTGatataacattttaatctttGTGTATTTCTAACTTTTTATGATACTAATCTTACTGACTTTTCAGATGGAGAACATCCTTTTGAGTGACAAGGGTAATCCTATTTTTTCTACTACTTCTGTCAAGTAAAAATGACCCTTTGGAGCAACAGTGACGTCTTCaatcaaataataaatcatGCGAAAATACTACAAATAGTACTCTATATAGGCTTTCATCACTCTCCGCTTGTGTTTTATCATGACTCAGGTCACCCTCGTTTGTCTGATTTTGGACTGTCACGTCGGTTGACACGTGGAGGAAGAGCGTTTACAATATGTGGGACAATCCAATACATGggtgagatgttttatgttaaTTCTCATAAATGAAAcactaatttatttttattattatatatattattataattagtgGCTGGTTCAGGTA
This region of Thunnus maccoyii chromosome 6, fThuMac1.1, whole genome shotgun sequence genomic DNA includes:
- the rskra gene encoding ribosomal protein S6 kinase-related protein, with amino-acid sequence MGSVISKNKKREGATAQRRFSHGLLSNMGVHIAHRLGHSAVFSQPDGPDSRLSIPKLLLPPENSAETSDTEKKTPALISVFLPEFPHRTFPGQEHFQILGFIAKGSFGPIVKVKDVLKEKIYAVKVLPKSEILKRGALEQSKEEVIIQRQLKHPFIHNLQECWQTKRHLFIMCDYCDTGDLYTYWLLKGQFGEDEVRLFAAELGSALGFLHDLGIMHRDVKMENILLSDKGHPRLSDFGLSRRLTRGGRAFTICGTIQYMAPEVLSGGPYNHAADWWSLGIMLFSLVTGEFPVPAEPDHSTMLSKVRQFSYILPQTFSSALILLLTELLCKNPVNRLRNLDCYKMQAFFRGTSFDSQILQKTPVGFILELRTHPDWTAKATRGLSLEYFDNFDCDKILHSPTTPSELSPTLATMDLN